From the Sphingobium yanoikuyae genome, the window GGCGATGCGCGACCAGGTCTGGGTCATGGCACAGGGGCACGCGACCTTGGCCAGCCAGCCTTCGACCATGCCACCACGGCCCAGCTTGGCCGCCATGCGGGCATGGGCCGGCGCGCCCGGCCGATCCTGGATCACATCCTCCAGCCGCGACCAGAGCAGTTGCACCGGACGACCGACATCGCGCGCGATCAGCGCGGCCTGCACGCCCGCCTCCCAATCCATATGCCGTCCGGTCGCGCCGCCGGCATGGAGCGGGTAGAGCGTCACCGCACTGTCCGACAGGCCGAGCGCATCGGCGATCGCGGCGCGGGCCAGCGCGGGCGCCTGCGTCGCCATCCAGACTTCGGTGCCCTCCTCCGTCACCCGCGCCGTCGCGCACATCGGCTCAAGCGCCAGGTGCAGGCCGGGATCGACCTGATATTCGCTGGCCAGGATCGTCGCCTTCTCGAACACCGGCAGCAGATCGCCCTGCACATAGAGACGCCGGCCGGCATCCCCGGAAAAGGCATCCTCCAGCGCAGCATCGATGCGACCGCTGTCGACCGGCGTGCCGCGCAGGGTGAAGCTGGGATCGATCAGGTCGAGCGCCCGGTTCGCCGCCCACCAGTTGGTGCCGACCGCCGCGATCCAGCGCTCGGTGCGCACCAGTTTCAGGAAACCGGTGACCTTCTGCGCCTCGGCATCGCGCGCATCCTTCAGCACGGCGTCGCCGATCGGCCCCTGCCGGATCGAGGCGAAGACCATGTCGGGCAAACGGATGTCGGCGGCGAAATTATGGCTGCCGTCGATCTTGGACGGGGTATCGAGCCGCGGCAGATCCTGCCCGGTCAGCCGACCGTCATTGCCCTGACGATAGGGCAGGATGTCGGGCAGGGTGAAACCGGCCGCATCCTCCACTACATCGCCCAGCCGCAGCTTGCGCTCCGCCCCGTCGGTGATGATGCCATTCTGGATGTCGCAGCTTTCCCAGGGCACGCCCCAGCGCGCCGCCGCCGCCTTGCACAGCAGCACGCGCGCCGCCGCACCAGCCCGGCGATAGGCGTCATGGAACATCGGCACCGACGTGCCCGCCCCGGTCAGCATCAGCGCGCTGCGCGTCGCATATTGGTCGATCGCCCAGGTGCCGGCATCTCCCGCCACGCGGGTCCAGTCGCTCGCCAGCCAGTCACGCGCCAGCAAGCCGTTGGCATAGAGCGGGCTGATCGGCGCGCTCTGCACCGCGACGGTGCGCCAGTCGGCGCCAAGTTCGTCCGCCAAAATCTGCGGCAGGATGGTGGACACCCCCTGCCCCATTTCGGTCTGCGGCACGATGGCGATCACCTGCCCCGCCCGGTCGATCTTGAGGAAGGCGTCGAACAGTTGTTCGCCCGGTCCGACATTGAGATTGGGCCGATAGCTGCGCGGCCATGCCGCCCAGGCCAGAACCAGTCCGGCTGCCGCACCGCCACCGACCAGCAGCGTGCGACGGCTCACACCTGTGTCGCTCAAACCTCTGTCTTTGCGTCGTTTCAACGGTGCCCGCGCCATGGCCTTGCTGATAGAGGCGCGGAGCCGTGCTGCCTAGGGCTAATCCGCCGCGATCGGCGCAAGGCCAAGCCGCCGGATCTCGATCGCCGGGCAATAGTCCATCACGACCTTGAGGCCTGCCGCTTCGGCCCGCGCCGCGGCATCGGCATCGACCACCCCCAACTGCATCCAGACCGACTTGGCGCCAGCGGCGATCGCCTGGTCCACCACCTCGCCCGCGGCCTCGCTGCGCCGGAAGATATCGACCATGTCGATCCGCACGCCGATGTCGGACAGCCGATCCCAGACGAACTCGCCATGGACATGTTCGCCGGCGATCTGCGGATTGACCGGCAGCACCCGATAGCCATGATCCTGCAGCGTCTTCATCACACTATAACTCGGCCGGTCGGGGCGATCGGAAATGCCGACCAGCGCGATCGTCCGGGTTTCGTTGAGCAGATCGGCAATATCCTGCGCGGCGGTGAGCGGCATGGCGGTCCTCCTGTCCTGGCCCCCGATATGGGCAGGGCGATGACGCGAACAAGGGGCCTGGCGCGCGCCGGCCCTAACCAATTCCTAAGCAGCATCCGGCTAGGTCCGGCAATGCGCGATTCGCGCCGGCCGGTGGGGACGGGCCGTATCCAGGGGGTCTGTTATGAAGTCTGTCGTCATTGCCGCGCTTGCCATCATGTCCGCGACTGCCCAGCCGCTGCTGGCACAGGCCGATGCGCCGCTGCCCGTCATGCAGGCGCCCGAGGCCAGTCCGGCCATGGTCCTGCCCGCCAACACCGCCGTCATGCTGCGCATGAACAGCGAATTATCCAGCAAGACCGCCAAGGAAGGGTCGATGTTCGACCTGTCGGTCGCCGACCCGGTGATGGTCGATGGCTATGTCGTCATCCCGATGAATGCCCGCGCCGTGGGCGAAGTGACCTGGCTGACCGGCAAGGGCGCGTTCGGCAAGTCGGGCAAGATGAATATCGAACTGCGTTATATCGAAGTGGCCGGGCGCCGCATCCCGATCAAGGGCAGCTTCCGCCAGGAAGGCGAGGGCAATACTGCCGCAACCATCGGCGGCGTGATCGCGGCCGGCGTGTTCGCGGGCTTCATCACCGGCAAGACGGCGATCATCCCGGCCGGCCGGGAACTGCAGGCCTTCACCCAGAATGAGATCGCGCTGGCACCGCCACGCCGCCCTGCGCCCATGCTGGGCCAGCCGGCACCGATCCCCGCCAGCTACACGCCCGCGCCCCGCGCCGCGCCGCTGCCGGCCGCCCGGCCAGCACCGCGTCGATCGATGGTCGACCCGTCGCTGGAGATCAACGTCAAATAAGGCGGACTTGATCGTGGCGCACCGCACGCGCCACGGCTAGACCCTGCCCCATGTTCGATATTCGCGAAGACGATCTGAGCGGCGCGCCGACCCGCGCGCTATTGGCCATCCATCTGGCCGGCATGCAGGCGGAATCGCCGCCCGAAAGCGTCTTCGCGCTCGACCTGTCAGGATTGCAACGGCCCGACATTTGCGTCTGGACCGCCTGGGATGGCGACGAGATCGCCGGCGTTGTCGCGCTGCGCGATCTGGGCGGCGGTCAGGGCGAACTCAAATCGATGCGCACCCATCCCGATCATCTGCGTCGGGGCGTGGCTGCGGCGCTGCTGCGCCATATCATCGGGCAGGCACGGCAGCGCGGCATGACCCGGCTCAGCCTGGAAACCGGCAGCGGCGCGGCCTTCGATCCGGCGCTGACGCTCTATCGCAGGCACGGCTTCGGCAATGGCGAGGCGTTCGGCGATTATCGCGCGAGCGCCTTCAACCAGTTCCTGCACCTCGGCCTCTGATCAGGCCGCCTTCGCCAGCCAGGCCGCGACCTTTTCGGCAACAGCGCGGAAGGCATCGGCATGCGGCCCTTCGCCGGCCGCTGGCGGATCACCCGCGTCGGAGCGCTTGCGAATGTCGATCGCCAGCGGAACGCGGCCGATGAAGGACAGGCCAAGCTCGCCCGCGGCTGCTT encodes:
- a CDS encoding molybdopterin cofactor-binding domain-containing protein is translated as MARAPLKRRKDRGLSDTGVSRRTLLVGGGAAAGLVLAWAAWPRSYRPNLNVGPGEQLFDAFLKIDRAGQVIAIVPQTEMGQGVSTILPQILADELGADWRTVAVQSAPISPLYANGLLARDWLASDWTRVAGDAGTWAIDQYATRSALMLTGAGTSVPMFHDAYRRAGAAARVLLCKAAAARWGVPWESCDIQNGIITDGAERKLRLGDVVEDAAGFTLPDILPYRQGNDGRLTGQDLPRLDTPSKIDGSHNFAADIRLPDMVFASIRQGPIGDAVLKDARDAEAQKVTGFLKLVRTERWIAAVGTNWWAANRALDLIDPSFTLRGTPVDSGRIDAALEDAFSGDAGRRLYVQGDLLPVFEKATILASEYQVDPGLHLALEPMCATARVTEEGTEVWMATQAPALARAAIADALGLSDSAVTLYPLHAGGATGRHMDWEAGVQAALIARDVGRPVQLLWSRLEDVIQDRPGAPAHARMAAKLGRGGMVEGWLAKVACPCAMTQTWSRIAHGKLPHEAAAEAGDKATRLAVAGMVPPYAIPNWAVDHYPADVGLPLGFMRGNAHLHGAFFTECFLDELAHLAGIEAMSFRIQMLGGNPRLAHCLSTAAAMGGWQGGIAGSGQGIAAHMMNGAYAAVMVEAGIEGSKLSVRRMVAAVDCGDQVNPDIARQQIESGLIHGLALAMGASVPYASGMPTRAMLGRMNLPRLGDIGEISVELIRSTADPAGVTDLGAPLAAPAIANALFTVTGQRFRSLPIMGNG
- a CDS encoding CoA-binding protein encodes the protein MPLTAAQDIADLLNETRTIALVGISDRPDRPSYSVMKTLQDHGYRVLPVNPQIAGEHVHGEFVWDRLSDIGVRIDMVDIFRRSEAAGEVVDQAIAAGAKSVWMQLGVVDADAAARAEAAGLKVVMDYCPAIEIRRLGLAPIAAD
- a CDS encoding GNAT family N-acetyltransferase codes for the protein MFDIREDDLSGAPTRALLAIHLAGMQAESPPESVFALDLSGLQRPDICVWTAWDGDEIAGVVALRDLGGGQGELKSMRTHPDHLRRGVAAALLRHIIGQARQRGMTRLSLETGSGAAFDPALTLYRRHGFGNGEAFGDYRASAFNQFLHLGL